From the Candida dubliniensis CD36 chromosome 2, complete sequence genome, the window TGGAACACGACGCGCTATTGTCTAATATTCACTAGCCAGCAATTATACACGTGTCGTGTCTTTTAGCTCAAGGACGTGTTTTGTACATGAAACTAACGAAGTCGTCATTTTAATGTTTTGTGTAAGgttggttttatttttttgcaattctGTTTCTTCTagggttgttgttgctccATAGAACTAAACAATTCTACTCTTTTACAACAAAGGGTATTTCCTAATCGGAAATACAATATTATAGAAGCATATACCCAGATTGATTAGATTAGTTCGACCGAACCGGGGTTATATCAATCGATTGGCTGGAATACTGCTGTGCTCTCGTCAAACGTACAACTGAAGAAAGAATAGCTTGTGTTTTTTTGAGTATTTACAGTGGTGTTTAAAAACTTAATGAACACGAAGACATGTAAGTCACaccaataatcaaattgagAACACATGAAATATTGTATATATTATAACCATATCTATAACCATAATGTATTGTGCTATGACTACAAGACACCATataaatgtatatataaacaAGACTTATTGTAGCAACAGTATCCTCCCATGATTCAGtttttattctttgttTGCTTTTCTCCCTCTACGTAGTGAGACAAGACCATAAACTCAAAGATTACACAACAATCTTTGGCAACGACTCGTATGGAGAGCCGTCCTCAGCAAAACTTATTGGACTTGAAATCCCTGGTGGCGGTGTTTCGATCTTTCcaccaaattcaattgaatcacTCAAGCTCGGTAAATCATCCTCAAACTTGCCAAACCTAAAAACTGGAGATGTAATTTCACCATaattcaaatccaaattctCGTATAATTTAGCTATATCACCATGACCACGATACCCCTTAGCGTTGGATGACtgcaattgttttatttcgTTAGCAATGATTTCTGGCCATTCAAACCAATTGGAGCCAACCTTAAAATTTTTAGCAAAGGCTTTTTCCGCATCTTTGTGGGACAAATATTGATAGTGTGGTAACGAAGGTAATCCAAACAACATTGAAGCTGTATCTGATTTGTCACTGATCAAACGCTTAGGACGGCCATACAATTTGAACGCATCAACGATAGGAATAAAGTTTCGAATCATGGTTTCAACTGCAGTGACGCCAGGATGCAGACTAGGCATAATGTACACGGAATTggttaaaacaaaattttctGTGtgttttttgaaaaagctAGAGTTTGTTCTTTTATGACTGAGTTGTGTATGGCTTGGGTTAGCTGGCGACTTGCTTAGGTTAGACAATGAACGGTTTCTTGTGTGTCCATTTGTTTGCTTGGGTGATAATGAAGACGGctgattgaaaaatgagTTTGTAGAATGTAAAGAACTAGACCGAGAACGGTTTCTTGGTGTGCTGGGTGTTTGGTTAGAAAGTGATGAAAGTGAATTATTGGAATCAGAACGAGATACTCCATGATTTTTTGCGATAAGCTTTCTTGGATCAAGCTGTTCGTCGCTATTGTGAGGGAACAAATATTCATAATTTCTGTTCACGTAGATTTCTCCTGCAGCACGCATAATTGAGTTGTAGTCAATCATGTTCGATTGTTCTGGATAAACGTTGAACACTCCAGACAAATCGGATATATAAGCGATAAGGTGCTTGTTCTGCAATTTTTTGTCCGATGGATAAAATTCTATTCTGCCAACATGACCCTTATCCCCTGGCAACACTGCCATGTACACTTTGATCCACTTGGTTGAGACCTCGGGTAATCTGATATGACACCATTCGTATTGTGGGAATCTCTTCTTATTGCCTAGCAAGACGTGAATATCCAGTAATTTTGATCCCTTCGAAGACAAAAGAACAGCTGTGAATGCTTCGCTTAATTTCACATACTCAAACTTAGAAAGAACGATTGCACTCATCCATTTGTCAAATGAGGGCTTGTCATGGAACTGGATCGCTAAAGACGCATCATCGCGATAATCTTGGTAGATCTTTATCTGCAAATTAGAGACAACCTCGATATGTGCATCAATTAAGTTGATATATTTTGGTTTGAACTCGTTCCCTTCTTCTAACGTATATTCATCTGTCAGCGGTCTCCAAATGGCCAACTCGTTGCCAGACAATTTGGCTTCAACTTCCAACCAAACTCGTTCTGAGCCAATAACACCAGGGATCTGCAACGAGCCAATGCAATAAGTTCTTAATTTTTGAGCATTGATTAAAGAGACAATGGGATGGAATTCTGGAGGTAATGACTCGGTCTGGATCTTGTTTTGAAGTAATAACGATCTCCCTGTGACTGAATGTGACGAATAGATTGAATCAGCATCTTCGTTGGAAAAAATTCGACTCTGTCGGACAAATGAAGAAGGCGTGGTCTTTATTCGATCCGATAAGGTTCGTCTGTGCAAACCTGTTTCATTATATGACGATGACTCCGATCCCTGGTTTGACGAAACTGTGGTGTTAATTTTTGGGAGGGTATAGCTTGGTTTGCTCTCGTCGATACTGCTGTCGTTACTCTTATCACTATTAACCAAGAATCCTACTGGAGATGGGATTGCAAAATCTTTAGGTGGGAGGGGTGGAGGAGACGGGGTTGCAAATGCGGGTGTATCTTCATTTAGTGTGGCCGGAGGTTGTGCCAAGGGGGACCTGACTCTGCGATACGTTGGCAGCGCTGGAGGAGTACTTCCTGacatttgaattattattgataaaaatagTATGTGATTGTAGATTTAAAAccttgaaaataaaataaaggGACCAGTCACTCAagtaaagaattttttttaaaaaaagaaatacgaatgtaaataaaatataagGTTATTATCCCAACtttatatatgtataatttttttttttctgtcaCTAAAAAATACTAATCAATTTTCCAGGGATATCTTGATGTAATCGGtttcttttccaattctGGGTTCTCTCTATCcggttctttttttttttgcgctgatttattcttttttttcttcttttgttctCAACTTGGACGAAGTATCTGTCTGtctgtgtgtgtgtgagGGAAGAAGAATGGAAAGTAGGCGATGTGGGATGGCCGGCAAAAGTTTCACCgcaaaaaattaaaatatccTTGGCGTAAAATATAATGGGGATCCCAAGAAAAAGTCGACTCAAATTGAAAGGAATATCTTGGAACGCTTTCGATTTCCAATCGTGGTCGAGCAGTCCTgttaaatgaaatttataTCTAATCTTTGTCTGATAAAAATAGTAATGATTACAACTAGTGAGATACCAAAAGTTGAACAGAAAAGATATAATCtaatgtaaaaaaaaagaagaaaactaaaaaaaaaaaaaagacgaCAGAGTAGATGTGAAGATTATTGAAATAGGGAAATGATTCAactatttatttatatgaGTAACCACAGTTTTACAAATCTTTGATTATATTCGACCTTGGATTTTGAATCTAAGTTGCGATAATCCTCGTTTGATATCTGCGGCGTTGATTGCGCCGCAAAACGGAAAGCAAAGAAAatagagaaaaaaaaaaagcaaagaaAAACCTCATCGattgatgaaatgaaattctTGGTTTTGAGATGCATAATTATGAAAACGAAGACGTAATTCTGGTTTGCATTTCATGACTTACAATTTCAAGAATATGAAAACCCACCGATTCATAATCAATGTAAGTcttaaaatcaaaaaaaaaaaacttaaaTTCAATCTGGTATAGTCCAAATGGTGTGATGTTTTGAcgataacaaaaaaaaaaaacgacAAATGCTTCCCAGGATATCAAGAGAAACTTTAGAGATGTCGACTAAATTTATGCTTGTAGTGGTTTTAGTCAGTTGGCAACGGACagttggttggttggtaCCTGTAACTATTTTCTTCTGGTACGAGCACGCtatgattattttttttttgctgtTGTTATTCAACGTGGTTTTAAGCAATAGACGATTTCTAGATAACAACTCATGGGAACGACAAACTACAACATATACTGATTAGTTATAATTGCTGAAGCTAGCAAAATCTGCGACCACATATTCTACTCTTGTCGTGTGATAGCAATGTACTAGTTTGCTTTTCGTGCTGCCAAGTTATTCGCATTATATGAgtgatttgattaatggcttttttattgttgctATATTCAGCTTTCATTAGTCATCGTTCTTGCTTCGTCCCCACTGACTCTCCTACATCTTGTAAACATTGTTTCCTTGGGAAACCTGCAAATTCTAGCAATGCATCCAAGaatattgttttgtttgttttacTTGCGAGATGAGAAACATTACACTGCCACAATTTTGCAGAATCAAGCTTTCTGGGTCCAACAGTAAATCCAAACTTGGAGAAAACTCTCTTCCCAAccttattttctttatttgtttAGAATGCAAGTTCATTAATGTCAATGATTTCTCGCTCTTCCATCTTTACtttacttcttcttttcagTTATTTTGTTAAGCCTCCGCATCAAAAGACACTCAAACATTGATGTAcatgaaaagaaaaaattagaaCCAACTTATTACATCATTGTAggcttttgtttttattttgcgCTGAGATTTCAATCTCAGTTAGCACAGCCTTGTTGAAATAGGTCTATTAAATGTATGGGCTCATATAATTTACAAACCATTCTGGTAAAGACTGTGCACCTTTAATTCTAAAAGGATCTCATAAG encodes:
- a CDS encoding uncharacterized protein Skg3p homologue, putative (Similar to S. cerevisiae SKG3;~phenotype observed in S. cerevisiae (SGD:YLR187W)), which gives rise to MSGSTPPASPTYRRVRSPLAQPPATLNEDTPAFATPSPPPLPPKDFAIPSPVGFLVNSDKSNDSSIDESKPSYTLPKINTTVSSNQGSESSSYNETGLHRRTLSDRIKTTPSSFVRQSRIFSNEDADSIYSSHSVTGRSLLLQNKIQTESLPPEFHPIVSLINAQKLRTYCIGSLQIPGVIGSERVWLEVEAKLSGNELAIWRPSTDEYTLEEGNEFKPKYINLIDAHIEVVSNLQIKIYQDYRDDASLAIQFHDKPSFDKWMSAIVLSKFEYVKLSEAFTAVLLSSKGSKLSDIHVLLGNKKRFPQYEWCHIRLPEVSTKWIKVYMAVLPGDKGHVGRIEFYPSDKKLQNKHLIAYISDLSGVFNVYPEQSNMIDYNSIMRAAGEIYVNRNYEYLFPHNSDEQLDPRKLIAKNHGVSRSDSNNSLSSLSNQTPSTPRNRSRSSSLHSTNSFFNQPSSLSPKQTNGHTRNRSLSNLSKSPANPSHTQLSHKRTNSSFFKKHTENFVLTNSVYIMPSSHPGVTAVETMIRNFIPIVDAFKLYGRPKRLISDKSDTASMLFGLPSLPHYQYLSHKDAEKAFAKNFKVGSNWFEWPEIIANEIKQLQSSNAKGYRGHGDIAKLYENLDLNYGEITSPVFRFGKFEDDLPSLSDSIEFGGKIETPPPGISSPISFAEDGSPYESLPKIVV